A portion of the Oreochromis niloticus isolate F11D_XX linkage group LG10, O_niloticus_UMD_NMBU, whole genome shotgun sequence genome contains these proteins:
- the LOC112848041 gene encoding uncharacterized protein LOC112848041 produces MLARKLIMWSSINLLSLRATPIPGALNLGADLMSRGNPQYGDWTLHPQVVTQIWTRFGQPQVDLFASRENAQCPLYFSLRDQEAPLGVDALAHNWPHALLYAFPPLALISPTLTTVRERGLTIILIAPRWVFEEWYGKSHTLSFQCSMTTILSFLQELLDKGKAFSTIKVYLAAISACHVGFVDGPVSHHPLVRYFMKGAQQLHPVSKPLVPTWDLSLVLGAVSQPPFEPLSQVEIKILSLKTALLLALASAKHISDIHALSIHKQCTRFTRDNSRVILRPNLAFVPQNPYLQCTPLELEAFCPPPFSSPEQERLDAVCPVKALCTYTHFPLDC; encoded by the exons ATGCTGGCTCGCAAACTGATCATGTGGAGCAGCATCAATCTGTTGTCACTGAGAGCTACTCCCATTCCAGGAGCTCTGAACTTGGGAGCAGACTTAATGTCCAGGGGGAACCCGCAGTACGGGGACTGGACCCTGCATCCACAGGTGGTGACCCAAATCTGGACCCGCTTTGGCCAGCCACAGGTCGACTTGTTTGCCTCGAGGGAGAACGCTCAGTGTCCACTGTATTTCTCCCTGAGGGACCAGGAGGCTCCGCTAGGGgtag ATGCATTGGCTCACAATTGGCCACATGCTCTACTTTATGCGTTCCCTCCACTGGCTTTAATTTCTCCCACTCTaaccacagtgagagagagagggctaACAATAATATTGATCGCCCCAAGGTGGGTATTTGAGGAGTGGTATGGAAAGTCTCACACTCTCTCCTTTCAGTGCTCTATGACAACAATTCTCTCCTTTCTCCAGGAACTGTTAGATAAAGGAAAGGCCTTTTCCACAATTAAAGTATATCTAGCAGCCATTTCAGCCTGTCATGTGGGCTTCGTGGATGGCCCAGTGAGCCATCACCCGCTAGTCCGCTATTTTATGAAAGGGGCACAACAACTCCACCCGGTTTCTAAACCTCTCGTCCCCACATGGGATTTATCCCTGGTGCTGGGGGCAGTTTCACAGCCACCATTTGAGCCACTAAGCCAGGTGGAAATAAAAATCCTGTCTTTGAAGACTGCATTGCTCCTGGCTCTCGCATCTGCGAAGCATATCAGCGATATTCATGCGCTGTCGATACACAAACAGTGCACCCGATTCACGCGGGATAACTCTAGAGTCATACTCAGGCCAAATCTGGCCTTTGTGCCCCAAAATCCTTATCTCCAATGCACCCCATTGGAGCTGGAAGCTTTTtgccctcctcctttctcctccccTGAACAGGAGCGCCTAGATGCTGTCTGTCCAGTTAAGGCTTTATGTACCTATACGCATTTCCCACTGGATTGTTGA
- the dnajc18 gene encoding dnaJ homolog subfamily C member 18 isoform X1, whose protein sequence is MDKEEADRLIEKAKLCLRSGRKDRALQLLYEAQNIYPSTRARVLIDAILRNGGGAAPETNHVPPPTGWRDEDIGTSETNNASGDEKKSYTEEQRQGVLRIKNCKDFYEILGVHKSASDEDLKKAYRKLALKFHPDKNFAPGATDAFKAIGNAYAVLSNPEKRRQYDQYGDQSASMNAPQQSTHSRHGHYRSFHRDFEADISPEELFNMFFGGRFPTGNIHVYTNQGASYSQFYQPRRRRAHERREEVVEENQSQNTFTALLQLLPVLVLILISVFTQMMATNPPYSLFYKPAMGLVVSRETQHMGVPYYVDKGFEKEYRGAALQELEKTIENDYIEHLQSSCWKEKQQKSDLANLGQLYRDDRLKQKAETMRLENCEKLHRLVGRQRGK, encoded by the exons AtggacaaagaagaagcagACCGGCTGATAGAGAAGGCCAAGCTGTGTTTACGGTCAGGACGGAAAGATCGGGCGTTGCAGCTGCTATATGAGGCGCAGAACATTTACCCCAGCACCCGGGCCAGAG TGCTGATAGATGCCATACTGAGAAATGGAGGCGGTGCCGCTCCAGAAACAAACCATGTGCCCCCACCGACAGGATGGCGAGATGAGGACATTGGAACCAGTGAAACAAATAATGCAAGTGGTGACGAGAAGAAGAGCTACACCGAGGAGCAGCGCCAAGGTGTTCTCAG GATAAAGAATTGTAAGGACTTTTATGAGATTCTCGGCGTGCACAAAAGTGCCAGCGATGAAGATTTGAAGAAGGCCTACAGGAAGTTGGCCCTGAAATTTCACCCTGACAAGAACTTTGCTCCGGGAGCCACAGATGCTTTCAAAG CAATAGGTAATGCATATGCAGTGCTGAGCAATCCAGAGAAGAGGCGGCAGTATGATCAGTATGGAGATCAGTCTGCAAGTATGAACGCACCCCAGCAATCCACCCACAGTCGGCACGGACACTACCGCAGCTTCCACAGGGACTTCGAGGCTGACATTTCCCCCGAGGAGCTCTTCAACATGTTCTTCGGAGGAAGGTTTCCCACAG GAAATATCCATGTGTACACCAACCAGGGAGCCTCCTACTCTCAGTTTTATCAGCCTCGTCGTCGACGTGCTCATGAAAGGCGcgaggaggtggtggaggaaAATCAGAGTCAG AACACCTTCACAGCTCTTCTGCAGCTTCTCCCCGTGTTGGTGCTAATCCTCATATCAGTGTTTACTCAGATGATGGCCACTAACCCGCCCTACAGTCTCTTCTATAAGCC aGCCATGGGGCTAGTGGTGTCCAGGGAAACGCAGCACATGGGTGTACCATACTATGTAGACAAGGGTTTTGAGAAGGAATACCGTGGCGCTGCACTGCAGGAGCTCGAGAAAACCATCGAGAACGACTATATTGAACACCTGcagagcagctgctggaaagaaaaacagcaaa AATCAGACCTGGCAAACCTCGGACAGCTGTACCGAGACGATCGCTTAAAGCAGAAGGCGGAGACAATGAGGCTGGAAAACTGTGAGAAACTGCATCGACTGGTTGGGCGTCAGAGAGGAAAATGA
- the dnajc18 gene encoding dnaJ homolog subfamily C member 18 isoform X2: MDKEEADRLIEKAKLCLRSGRKDRALQLLYEAQNIYPSTRARVLIDAILRNGGGAAPETNHVPPPTGWRDEDIGTSETNNASGDEKKSYTEEQRQGVLRIKNCKDFYEILGVHKSASDEDLKKAYRKLALKFHPDKNFAPGATDAFKAIGNAYAVLSNPEKRRQYDQYGDQSASMNAPQQSTHSRHGHYRSFHRDFEADISPEELFNMFFGGRFPTGNIHVYTNQGASYSQFYQPRRRRAHERREEVVEENQSQNTFTALLQLLPVLVLILISVFTQMMATNPPYSLFYKPIRPGKPRTAVPRRSLKAEGGDNEAGKL; this comes from the exons AtggacaaagaagaagcagACCGGCTGATAGAGAAGGCCAAGCTGTGTTTACGGTCAGGACGGAAAGATCGGGCGTTGCAGCTGCTATATGAGGCGCAGAACATTTACCCCAGCACCCGGGCCAGAG TGCTGATAGATGCCATACTGAGAAATGGAGGCGGTGCCGCTCCAGAAACAAACCATGTGCCCCCACCGACAGGATGGCGAGATGAGGACATTGGAACCAGTGAAACAAATAATGCAAGTGGTGACGAGAAGAAGAGCTACACCGAGGAGCAGCGCCAAGGTGTTCTCAG GATAAAGAATTGTAAGGACTTTTATGAGATTCTCGGCGTGCACAAAAGTGCCAGCGATGAAGATTTGAAGAAGGCCTACAGGAAGTTGGCCCTGAAATTTCACCCTGACAAGAACTTTGCTCCGGGAGCCACAGATGCTTTCAAAG CAATAGGTAATGCATATGCAGTGCTGAGCAATCCAGAGAAGAGGCGGCAGTATGATCAGTATGGAGATCAGTCTGCAAGTATGAACGCACCCCAGCAATCCACCCACAGTCGGCACGGACACTACCGCAGCTTCCACAGGGACTTCGAGGCTGACATTTCCCCCGAGGAGCTCTTCAACATGTTCTTCGGAGGAAGGTTTCCCACAG GAAATATCCATGTGTACACCAACCAGGGAGCCTCCTACTCTCAGTTTTATCAGCCTCGTCGTCGACGTGCTCATGAAAGGCGcgaggaggtggtggaggaaAATCAGAGTCAG AACACCTTCACAGCTCTTCTGCAGCTTCTCCCCGTGTTGGTGCTAATCCTCATATCAGTGTTTACTCAGATGATGGCCACTAACCCGCCCTACAGTCTCTTCTATAAGCC AATCAGACCTGGCAAACCTCGGACAGCTGTACCGAGACGATCGCTTAAAGCAGAAGGCGGAGACAATGAGGCTGGAAAACTGTGA